TATAAACATTTTTATAAACCATTTTTATGTAAATTAACAAGTCCAAACACCAGTAACTAATATCTGCTAATTTAAACCTCATAAAACTTACCTACCCTCTTAGGCCTACAATATTGAAAAAACCCACAATTAACGCACTTCCTAACCGGCTGAATCACCTTAATCCTACCCTCTCTGGCTTCTCTAATCTTAACTATTAGCCTCTCAATGTACCTCCTCTCGTTATCAGTATAAGGTAATCTAATAAACTTACCAGAAGTGTAATAGAGCATTCCCTCCTTAACTACTAACCCAGACTTTTCCATTAGATAAGCGTAATAGAGAACTTGAGCCTTATGATCCATCCCTACTCTATCAGTATTCTTCACATCTAAGGGAGAGTAATGATATGAGAATTTTAGGACGAAATCTGGAGATCCTACCAAATCTTTATACTTATATATGGGCTTTTTTATTATCTCCTTCGCCTTAAGCATAGGGAAGAGAAAGTTAACTACCTTTTCCTTATCAACCTCACTTCCCTCCTGCATGGCCTCAGTAACTCTCTCCCTGAATCCCAACTCCTCAATCCTAACTATTGCTGGACAAAATAGGTAATGTTTAACCGTAACACCAGTTATCATATATAAGAGAATAAAAACGATAAGTAAAAATCTTAACAGATCTCAAAAGATTAATTAACTAGTAAAAATATAAATTTTTTCTATATTAAATAGGTAGTTTATCCTTTTATTATCTCGATATTTTTATTTAAATTTAATGTAAGTTAATCTTTACTTTGCTCTCTATTAAATCCTTTTTAATATTATTGGGTTTTGTTTTTTACGTCTTAACGCGTTTATTTAAGCCTTTTTATAAACTTATCTCTCCCGTCTTGTTTAAAAATGTTCATAAAGTGAAGTTATTTTTTATATATTTTTCATCGACTCCATACTATTTTACGTATTGTTATTTACCTTTTTCTAAACTATTTTATCCAATTCTTATGTATAAGTTTAAATATGATAAATTTCGATTCTAGATGCGACCGATGCGAAATCTTTTGCTTAATTTTAGGTTTATAAATTTAAACTTACTTTCAATTTTATTGACGATCTCTGCGACCGTATTACGAACCCAATAATTACTAGGAAAAGCGGTCGCAGGGAGGGTTAAGGAGGAGAAGATAAATTTATAAAGAAGAAAGAGGAAAAAATAAGAATAGAGGTATAAAAATACACCAGATAAATCCCCAAAGGGATTGAAAGCGTTTTCGGATCCACTACTTAGTAAATCGAATTCATGATAAATCCCCAAAGGGATTGAAAGAGATTTAAGGAGAATACTAGGAGGCGACGGAAATGAGTGATAAATCCCCAAAGGGATTGAAAGATAACGCTAACCTCAATGTAGGTGTTTCCGAGATTGCTTCTTAGATAAATCCCCAAAGGGATTGAAAGAGATTCTAAATCTAAGTATGGTGTTTTGCCTTCTACGATAAATCCCCAAAGGGATTGAAAGTAATGAGTTGTTTGATACCCAATAACGTTTGAACTTTATTGATAAATCCCCAAAGGGATTGAAAGACCCGTAGCTAAAGGCTATGGGCAAGGTGGGGCTATGAAGGATAAATCCCCAAAGGGATTGAAAGATAGTCGTGGATACTCCAGGGTTTATTCTAATAGATACGTGATAAATCCCCAAAGGGATTGAAAGTAAATATATATGTGACAAACCAGACAGACGGTACCCATGAGATAAATCCCCAAAGGGATTGAAAGCATTCTGCCGTAACCGTGAGACGTTAACGCTTTGACTTCGATAAATCCCCAAAGGGATTGAAAGATGCATTTACGAGAGACGGATGGAAAAGCATATACTGTAGATAAATCCCCAAAGGGATTGAAAGTATTAACTAATCTATTGAAACATTTGACAGCGTATTCGTGATAAATCCCCAAAGGGATTGAAAGACAACCACCTAAACCATTACCAGTACAGCCAGAATCACGATAAATCCCCAAAGGGATTGAAAGTAAATAGATCTGGGCAATAACGTCATACGTTTAAGTTCGATAAATCCCCAAAGGGATTGAAAGATACAATCAAGGGACTATAACGCAAGCACAGATAAACGTCGATAAATCCCCAAAGGGATTGAAAGTGATCCTTTAAAGCAACCATAATCTCCCTCAACTGCATAA
The genomic region above belongs to Saccharolobus caldissimus and contains:
- the cas4 gene encoding CRISPR-associated protein Cas4; translated protein: MITGVTVKHYLFCPAIVRIEELGFRERVTEAMQEGSEVDKEKVVNFLFPMLKAKEIIKKPIYKYKDLVGSPDFVLKFSYHYSPLDVKNTDRVGMDHKAQVLYYAYLMEKSGLVVKEGMLYYTSGKFIRLPYTDNERRYIERLIVKIREAREGRIKVIQPVRKCVNCGFFQYCRPKRVGKFYEV